A window of the Brassica napus cultivar Da-Ae chromosome C5, Da-Ae, whole genome shotgun sequence genome harbors these coding sequences:
- the LOC106371898 gene encoding uncharacterized protein LOC106371898 isoform X8 has translation MRTPALLLLLAFVSIIPPSSGHGEWGILTEQNFSSQIRLHPHILLFVTAPWCGESRSLKNEITQLVQSDSEYDSLKLMVVYRNSEKVLAQAIGAANEITILYYHHAVPYHYRGKLRASNILSSLHPYLTSPPQELPLRHLKSPESLKAFLESSDKTLILFEFCGWTSTLLSELKRNVTEDNLWHGNFSKTVETDRVLKLRGKNNQKENDRANGGSGQTCNHEQFKQFSSFLSKLIAAAKEFSLPPERQKFGLITEKSLASPFTVGASDSWAAVLQLAGCPHCSKILKAGDDIQRLLKMENPIVSELEDNRQDHESSLPANKPSVILFVDRSSGSFETRRTSMKALCTFREVAAQHKASDIINWGNDIESENSVSQADEESGSVSLQKTARSFKTIKLENKVSFVIMDGDKHVALDTIASGMEGSSLQELLTNLVHRRKEKKLSSIAKDVGFRLLSDDVHIKILDALPSQAEVRPGKDTSSAEGSSESSLEPREGDVQNKVGMSSKEKDKMKPPESESSSQDDKEQVSTNRSEQLVMAETDKAGVYKTKNVEEEIKVLLNSESKEDLVDSFTGSFFFSDANYALLRGLTGDVKIPSAVIIDPALQQHYVLQDELAFSYSSLVDFLHGYLNGSLSPYTRSETTIHKPKEATVPPFVNLDFHEADSIPRITVNTFSHMVQAWNQSSGEKTPCPLCKDVLVLFSNSWCGFCQRMELAVREVYRSLKDCKAILLRESKNKHKSAETPTNGENLKSPLIYLMDCTLNDCSLILNSINQREVYPSVVFFPAERNKVILYEGETSVTDITEFLARHANNSREFFRIIPTLSGKGRKNSNKLDQSSSAVNNEVKEKDVDKLVEVVVSNRDPPEREVTQDQVSPQSPPMHSVIPAVPKVKIGTILVATERLGESPPFANSKILILKAGRESGFMGVIFNKRLRWSSFPDLDGGQTAELLKDTILSLGGPVMDPEKPLLALSREGDPSTDLELSPGVYFLDHESVARRIQELKSRDVKPSGYWFFVGYSSWSYEQLFDEIGLGVWDVDNSQLDFAWP, from the exons ATGAGAACTCCGGCGCTCCTCCTTCTCCTAGCCTTCGTATCCATCATTCCTCCGTCAAGCGGTCATGGCGAATGGGGTATCCTCACGGAGCAAAACTTCTCATCTCAGATCCGCCTCCACCCTCACATCCTCCTCTTCGTCACCGCTCCAT GGTGTGGCGAGTCAAGGTCCCTTAAGAATGAAATAACTCAGCTGGTTCAGAGTGATTCAGAGTATGACTCGTTGAAGTTGATGGTTGTGTACAGAAACTCAGAGAAGGTATTAGCACAAGCCATTGGTGCTGCCAACGAGATTACGATTCTGTACTATCACCATGCTGTGCCTTACCACTATCGTGGGAAACTCCGAGCCTCAAATATACTGTCGTCTCTTCATCCTTATCTGACTTCTCCTCCCCAAGAACTCCCTCTCAGACATTTGAAGTCTCCAGAGAGTTTGAAGGCTTTTCTTGAATCATCTGACAAGACTTTGATTCTGTTCGAATTTTGCGGATGGACTAGTACACTTCTCTCTGAGTTGAAGAGGAATGTCACTGAAGATAACCTTTGGCATG GAAACTTCTCCAAAACAGTTGAAACTGACCGAGTGCTGAAGTTAAGAGGAAAAAATAACCAGAAG GAGAATGACAGAGCGAACGGGGGTTCTGGACAGACATGTAACCATGAACAGTTCAAGCAATTCAGTTCATTCCTCTCGAAATTGATTGCCGCCGCAAAAGAGTTTTCCCTGCCTCCTGAAAGGCAAAAATTTGGTCTGATCACAGAAAAATCGCTGGCTTCACCATTTACTGTTGGAGCATCTGATTCGTGGGCAGCAGTCCTTCAGCTGGCAGGATGTCCACATTGTTCAAAGATTCTCAAGGCCGGAGATGACATTCAGAGACTCTTAAAGATGGAAAATCCCATAGTCTCAGAG CTGGAGGATAACAGGCAGGACCACGAGTCATCTTTGCCTGCAAATAAACCGTCGGTTATTCTTTTTGTGGATAGATCAAGTGGCTCCTTCGAAACTAGAAGGACGAGTATGAAAGCACTTTGTACTTTCAGGGAGGTGGCTGCACAACATAAAGCGTCTGACATAATAAACTGGGGGAATGATATTGAGTCTGAGAACTCCGTTAGCCAGGCTGATGAAGAATCGGGATCCGTGTCTCTTCAGAAAACTGCCCGAAGTTTTAAGACGATCAAGTTAGAGAATAAGGTCTCTTTTGTGATTATGGATGGGGATAAACATGTGGCCCTTGATACTATAGCTTCAGGAATGGAAGGCAGTTCCCTGCAGGAGCTACTGACAAACCTTGTTcacagaagaaaagaaaaaaagttaagcTCGATTGCTAAGGATGTTGGTTTCCGTCTATTATCTGATGATGTGCACATAAAAATACTGGATGCTTTACCATCACAAGCAGAAGTTAGACCTGGTAAAGACACGTCTTCAGCAGAAGGTTCCAGTGAAAGTTCTCTTGAGCCTAGAGAAGGAGATGTGCAGAACAAGGTCGGTATGAGTTCGAAAGAAAAGGACAAAATGAAACCTCCTGAAAGTGAATCATCCTCCCAAGATGATAAAGAGCAGGTTTCTACAAACCGAAGTGAACAATTAGTAATGGCGGAGACCGATAAGGCTGgggtttataaaacaaaaaatgttgaagaagagatcaagGTATTGTTGAACTCGGAATCGAAGGAAGATCTAGTTGATAGTTTCACgggttcattttttttctctgacGCAAACTATGCGCTGCTTAGAGGTCTAACTGGTGATGTAAAGATTCCATCAGCAGTAATAATTGATCCTGCTTTACAACAGCACTACGTCCTTCAAGATGAGTTAGCATTCAGCTATTCGTCGCTGGTCGACTTTCTTCATGGATATCTCAATGGAAGTCTATCACCTTATACACGGTCTGAAACCACTATTCACAAGCCTAAGGAAGCTACAGTTCCACCTTTTGTCAATCTGGATTTTCACGAGGCGGATTCTATTCCGCGTATCACAGTCAATACGTTCTCCCATATGGTTCAGGCATGGAATCAATCCAGTGGAGAGAAGACTCCCTGCCCTTTGTGCAAGGACGTTTTGGTCCTTTTTAGCAATAGCTGGTGTGGCTTTTGTCAGAGGATGGAGCTAGCTGTGCGTGAAGTATACCGATCACTAAAGGATTGTAAAGCGATTTTACTGAGAGAATCCAAGAACAAACATAAATCAG CAGAGACACCAACTAATGGTGAGAATCTAAAGTCTCCATTGATCTACTTAATGGACTGCACGTTGAATGATTGTAGCTTGATCCTAAACTCAATAAATCAG AGAGAAGTGTATCCTTCTGTGGTGTTCTTTCCAGCCGAGAGAAACAAAGTCATTTTATATGAAGGGGAGACGTCTGTAACTGACATAACAGAGTTTCTGGCTCGACATGCAAATAACTCTCGTGAGTTTTTCA GAATCATTCCTACTCTGTCtggaaaaggaagaaaaaactCAAACAAGCTCGACCAATCTTCATCAGCTGTAAACAATGAAGTGAAAGAGAAAGACGTGGATAAACTTGTTGAGGTCGTTGTAAGTAACAGAGATCCTCCTGAAAGAGAGGTAACGCAGGATCAGGTCAGTCCCCAATCGCCTCCAATGCACTCGGTCATACCTGCTGTTCCTAAAGTGAAAATTGGCACAATCCTGGTTGCTACAGAAAGGCTAGGTGAGAGTCCACCGTTTGCAAACTCAAAGATTCTGATCCTAAAAGCAGGCCGAGAATCCGGTTTCATGGGTGTTATCTTCAACAAACGGTTACGATGGTCATCGTTCCCTGACCTGGACGGCGGCCAAACAGCTGAGCTCTTGAAAGACACGATTCTGTCTCTCGGAGGTCCAGTGATGGATCCAGAAAAGCCGCTTTTGGCTCTGAGTCGAGAGGGAGACCCCTCCACGGATCTTGAACTCTCACCAGGCGTGTATTTCCTTGATCACGAGTCGGTGGCCCGTCGAATCCAAGAGTTGAAGTCTAGAGATGTGAAACCAAGTGGTTATTGGTTTTTCGTGGGGTACTCAAGCTGGAGCTATGAACAGTTGTTTGATGAGattggtcttggagtatgggaTGTTGATAACAGCCAGCTTGACTTCGCTTGGCCTTGA
- the LOC106371898 gene encoding uncharacterized protein LOC106371898 isoform X5, with protein MRTPALLLLLAFVSIIPPSSGHGEWGILTEQNFSSQIRLHPHILLFVTAPWCGESRSLKNEITQLVQSDSEYDSLKLMVVYRNSEKVLAQAIGAANEITILYYHHAVPYHYRGKLRASNILSSLHPYLTSPPQELPLRHLKSPESLKAFLESSDKTLILFEFCGWTSTLLSELKRNVTEDNLWHGNFSKTVETDRVLKLRGKNNQKVADHAKWKLMCRLQSGFGRVPWLEDFSYVNDTAALQENDRANGGSGQTCNHEQFKQFSSFLSKLIAAAKEFSLPPERQKFGLITEKSLASPFTVGASDSWAAVLQLAGCPHCSKILKAGDDIQRLLKMENPIVSELEDNRQDHESSLPANKPSVILFVDRSSGSFETRRTSMKALCTFREVAAQHKASDIINWGNDIESENSVSQADEESGSVSLQKTARSFKTIKLENKVSFVIMDGDKHVALDTIASGMEGSSLQELLTNLVHRRKEKKLSSIAKDVGFRLLSDDVHIKILDALPSQAEVRPGKDTSSAEGSSESSLEPREGDVQNKVGMSSKEKDKMKPPESESSSQDDKEQVSTNRSEQLVMAETDKAGVYKTKNVEEEIKVLLNSESKEDLVDSFTGSFFFSDANYALLRGLTGDVKIPSAVIIDPALQQHYVLQDELAFSYSSLVDFLHGYLNGSLSPYTRSETTIHKPKEATVPPFVNLDFHEADSIPRITVNTFSHMVQAWNQSSGEKTPCPLCKDVLVLFSNSWCGFCQRMELAVREVYRSLKDCKAILLRESKNKHKSAETPTNGENLKSPLIYLMDCTLNDCSLILNSINQREVYPSVVFFPAERNKVILYEGETSVTDITEFLARHANNSREFFRIIPTLSGKGRKNSNKLDQSSSAVNNEVKEKDVDKLVEVVVSNRDPPEREVTQDQVSPQSPPMHSVIPAVPKVKIGTILVATERLGESPPFANSKILILKAGRESGFMGVIFNKRLRWSSFPDLDGGQTAELLKDTILSLGGPVMDPEKPLLALSREGDPSTDLELSPGVYFLDHESVARRIQELKSRDVKPSGYWFFVGYSSWSYEQLFDEIGLGVWDVDNSQLDFAWP; from the exons ATGAGAACTCCGGCGCTCCTCCTTCTCCTAGCCTTCGTATCCATCATTCCTCCGTCAAGCGGTCATGGCGAATGGGGTATCCTCACGGAGCAAAACTTCTCATCTCAGATCCGCCTCCACCCTCACATCCTCCTCTTCGTCACCGCTCCAT GGTGTGGCGAGTCAAGGTCCCTTAAGAATGAAATAACTCAGCTGGTTCAGAGTGATTCAGAGTATGACTCGTTGAAGTTGATGGTTGTGTACAGAAACTCAGAGAAGGTATTAGCACAAGCCATTGGTGCTGCCAACGAGATTACGATTCTGTACTATCACCATGCTGTGCCTTACCACTATCGTGGGAAACTCCGAGCCTCAAATATACTGTCGTCTCTTCATCCTTATCTGACTTCTCCTCCCCAAGAACTCCCTCTCAGACATTTGAAGTCTCCAGAGAGTTTGAAGGCTTTTCTTGAATCATCTGACAAGACTTTGATTCTGTTCGAATTTTGCGGATGGACTAGTACACTTCTCTCTGAGTTGAAGAGGAATGTCACTGAAGATAACCTTTGGCATG GAAACTTCTCCAAAACAGTTGAAACTGACCGAGTGCTGAAGTTAAGAGGAAAAAATAACCAGAAGGTGGCTG ACCATGCAAAATGGAAATTGATGTGTAGACTCCAAAGCGGATTTGGTAGAGTTCCTTGGCTTGAGGATTTTAGCTATGTCAATGATACTGCTGCTTTGCAGGAGAATGACAGAGCGAACGGGGGTTCTGGACAGACATGTAACCATGAACAGTTCAAGCAATTCAGTTCATTCCTCTCGAAATTGATTGCCGCCGCAAAAGAGTTTTCCCTGCCTCCTGAAAGGCAAAAATTTGGTCTGATCACAGAAAAATCGCTGGCTTCACCATTTACTGTTGGAGCATCTGATTCGTGGGCAGCAGTCCTTCAGCTGGCAGGATGTCCACATTGTTCAAAGATTCTCAAGGCCGGAGATGACATTCAGAGACTCTTAAAGATGGAAAATCCCATAGTCTCAGAG CTGGAGGATAACAGGCAGGACCACGAGTCATCTTTGCCTGCAAATAAACCGTCGGTTATTCTTTTTGTGGATAGATCAAGTGGCTCCTTCGAAACTAGAAGGACGAGTATGAAAGCACTTTGTACTTTCAGGGAGGTGGCTGCACAACATAAAGCGTCTGACATAATAAACTGGGGGAATGATATTGAGTCTGAGAACTCCGTTAGCCAGGCTGATGAAGAATCGGGATCCGTGTCTCTTCAGAAAACTGCCCGAAGTTTTAAGACGATCAAGTTAGAGAATAAGGTCTCTTTTGTGATTATGGATGGGGATAAACATGTGGCCCTTGATACTATAGCTTCAGGAATGGAAGGCAGTTCCCTGCAGGAGCTACTGACAAACCTTGTTcacagaagaaaagaaaaaaagttaagcTCGATTGCTAAGGATGTTGGTTTCCGTCTATTATCTGATGATGTGCACATAAAAATACTGGATGCTTTACCATCACAAGCAGAAGTTAGACCTGGTAAAGACACGTCTTCAGCAGAAGGTTCCAGTGAAAGTTCTCTTGAGCCTAGAGAAGGAGATGTGCAGAACAAGGTCGGTATGAGTTCGAAAGAAAAGGACAAAATGAAACCTCCTGAAAGTGAATCATCCTCCCAAGATGATAAAGAGCAGGTTTCTACAAACCGAAGTGAACAATTAGTAATGGCGGAGACCGATAAGGCTGgggtttataaaacaaaaaatgttgaagaagagatcaagGTATTGTTGAACTCGGAATCGAAGGAAGATCTAGTTGATAGTTTCACgggttcattttttttctctgacGCAAACTATGCGCTGCTTAGAGGTCTAACTGGTGATGTAAAGATTCCATCAGCAGTAATAATTGATCCTGCTTTACAACAGCACTACGTCCTTCAAGATGAGTTAGCATTCAGCTATTCGTCGCTGGTCGACTTTCTTCATGGATATCTCAATGGAAGTCTATCACCTTATACACGGTCTGAAACCACTATTCACAAGCCTAAGGAAGCTACAGTTCCACCTTTTGTCAATCTGGATTTTCACGAGGCGGATTCTATTCCGCGTATCACAGTCAATACGTTCTCCCATATGGTTCAGGCATGGAATCAATCCAGTGGAGAGAAGACTCCCTGCCCTTTGTGCAAGGACGTTTTGGTCCTTTTTAGCAATAGCTGGTGTGGCTTTTGTCAGAGGATGGAGCTAGCTGTGCGTGAAGTATACCGATCACTAAAGGATTGTAAAGCGATTTTACTGAGAGAATCCAAGAACAAACATAAATCAG CAGAGACACCAACTAATGGTGAGAATCTAAAGTCTCCATTGATCTACTTAATGGACTGCACGTTGAATGATTGTAGCTTGATCCTAAACTCAATAAATCAG AGAGAAGTGTATCCTTCTGTGGTGTTCTTTCCAGCCGAGAGAAACAAAGTCATTTTATATGAAGGGGAGACGTCTGTAACTGACATAACAGAGTTTCTGGCTCGACATGCAAATAACTCTCGTGAGTTTTTCA GAATCATTCCTACTCTGTCtggaaaaggaagaaaaaactCAAACAAGCTCGACCAATCTTCATCAGCTGTAAACAATGAAGTGAAAGAGAAAGACGTGGATAAACTTGTTGAGGTCGTTGTAAGTAACAGAGATCCTCCTGAAAGAGAGGTAACGCAGGATCAGGTCAGTCCCCAATCGCCTCCAATGCACTCGGTCATACCTGCTGTTCCTAAAGTGAAAATTGGCACAATCCTGGTTGCTACAGAAAGGCTAGGTGAGAGTCCACCGTTTGCAAACTCAAAGATTCTGATCCTAAAAGCAGGCCGAGAATCCGGTTTCATGGGTGTTATCTTCAACAAACGGTTACGATGGTCATCGTTCCCTGACCTGGACGGCGGCCAAACAGCTGAGCTCTTGAAAGACACGATTCTGTCTCTCGGAGGTCCAGTGATGGATCCAGAAAAGCCGCTTTTGGCTCTGAGTCGAGAGGGAGACCCCTCCACGGATCTTGAACTCTCACCAGGCGTGTATTTCCTTGATCACGAGTCGGTGGCCCGTCGAATCCAAGAGTTGAAGTCTAGAGATGTGAAACCAAGTGGTTATTGGTTTTTCGTGGGGTACTCAAGCTGGAGCTATGAACAGTTGTTTGATGAGattggtcttggagtatgggaTGTTGATAACAGCCAGCTTGACTTCGCTTGGCCTTGA
- the LOC106371898 gene encoding uncharacterized protein LOC106371898 isoform X1, which produces MRTPALLLLLAFVSIIPPSSGHGEWGILTEQNFSSQIRLHPHILLFVTAPWCGESRSLKNEITQLVQSDSEYDSLKLMVVYRNSEKVLAQAIGAANEITILYYHHAVPYHYRGKLRASNILSSLHPYLTSPPQELPLRHLKSPESLKAFLESSDKTLILFEFCGWTSTLLSELKRNVTEDNLWHGNFSKTVETDRVLKLRGKNNQKVAVADHAKWKLMCRLQSGFGRVPWLEDFSYVNDTAALQENDRANGGSGQTCNHEQFKQFSSFLSKLIAAAKEFSLPPERQKFGLITEKSLASPFTVGASDSWAAVLQLAGCPHCSKILKAGDDIQRLLKMENPIVSELEDNRQDHESSLPANKPSVILFVDRSSGSFETRRTSMKALCTFREVAAQHKASDIINWGNDIESENSVSQADEESGSVSLQKTARSFKTIKLENKVSFVIMDGDKHVALDTIASGMEGSSLQELLTNLVHRRKEKKLSSIAKDVGFRLLSDDVHIKILDALPSQAEVRPGKDTSSAEGSSESSLEPREGDVQNKVGMSSKEKDKMKPPESESSSQDDKEQVSTNRSEQLVMAETDKAGVYKTKNVEEEIKVLLNSESKEDLVDSFTGSFFFSDANYALLRGLTGDVKIPSAVIIDPALQQHYVLQDELAFSYSSLVDFLHGYLNGSLSPYTRSETTIHKPKEATVPPFVNLDFHEADSIPRITVNTFSHMVQAWNQSSGEKTPCPLCKDVLVLFSNSWCGFCQRMELAVREVYRSLKDCKAILLRESKNKHKSAETPTNGENLKSPLIYLMDCTLNDCSLILNSINQREVYPSVVFFPAERNKVILYEGETSVTDITEFLARHANNSREFFRIIPTLSGKGRKNSNKLDQSSSAVNNEVKEKDVDKLVEVVVSNRDPPEREVTQDQVSPQSPPMHSVIPAVPKVKIGTILVATERLGESPPFANSKILILKAGRESGFMGVIFNKRLRWSSFPDLDGGQTAELLKDTILSLGGPVMDPEKPLLALSREGDPSTDLELSPGVYFLDHESVARRIQELKSRDVKPSGYWFFVGYSSWSYEQLFDEIGLGVWDVDNSQLDFAWP; this is translated from the exons ATGAGAACTCCGGCGCTCCTCCTTCTCCTAGCCTTCGTATCCATCATTCCTCCGTCAAGCGGTCATGGCGAATGGGGTATCCTCACGGAGCAAAACTTCTCATCTCAGATCCGCCTCCACCCTCACATCCTCCTCTTCGTCACCGCTCCAT GGTGTGGCGAGTCAAGGTCCCTTAAGAATGAAATAACTCAGCTGGTTCAGAGTGATTCAGAGTATGACTCGTTGAAGTTGATGGTTGTGTACAGAAACTCAGAGAAGGTATTAGCACAAGCCATTGGTGCTGCCAACGAGATTACGATTCTGTACTATCACCATGCTGTGCCTTACCACTATCGTGGGAAACTCCGAGCCTCAAATATACTGTCGTCTCTTCATCCTTATCTGACTTCTCCTCCCCAAGAACTCCCTCTCAGACATTTGAAGTCTCCAGAGAGTTTGAAGGCTTTTCTTGAATCATCTGACAAGACTTTGATTCTGTTCGAATTTTGCGGATGGACTAGTACACTTCTCTCTGAGTTGAAGAGGAATGTCACTGAAGATAACCTTTGGCATG GAAACTTCTCCAAAACAGTTGAAACTGACCGAGTGCTGAAGTTAAGAGGAAAAAATAACCAGAAGGTGGCTG TAGCAGACCATGCAAAATGGAAATTGATGTGTAGACTCCAAAGCGGATTTGGTAGAGTTCCTTGGCTTGAGGATTTTAGCTATGTCAATGATACTGCTGCTTTGCAGGAGAATGACAGAGCGAACGGGGGTTCTGGACAGACATGTAACCATGAACAGTTCAAGCAATTCAGTTCATTCCTCTCGAAATTGATTGCCGCCGCAAAAGAGTTTTCCCTGCCTCCTGAAAGGCAAAAATTTGGTCTGATCACAGAAAAATCGCTGGCTTCACCATTTACTGTTGGAGCATCTGATTCGTGGGCAGCAGTCCTTCAGCTGGCAGGATGTCCACATTGTTCAAAGATTCTCAAGGCCGGAGATGACATTCAGAGACTCTTAAAGATGGAAAATCCCATAGTCTCAGAG CTGGAGGATAACAGGCAGGACCACGAGTCATCTTTGCCTGCAAATAAACCGTCGGTTATTCTTTTTGTGGATAGATCAAGTGGCTCCTTCGAAACTAGAAGGACGAGTATGAAAGCACTTTGTACTTTCAGGGAGGTGGCTGCACAACATAAAGCGTCTGACATAATAAACTGGGGGAATGATATTGAGTCTGAGAACTCCGTTAGCCAGGCTGATGAAGAATCGGGATCCGTGTCTCTTCAGAAAACTGCCCGAAGTTTTAAGACGATCAAGTTAGAGAATAAGGTCTCTTTTGTGATTATGGATGGGGATAAACATGTGGCCCTTGATACTATAGCTTCAGGAATGGAAGGCAGTTCCCTGCAGGAGCTACTGACAAACCTTGTTcacagaagaaaagaaaaaaagttaagcTCGATTGCTAAGGATGTTGGTTTCCGTCTATTATCTGATGATGTGCACATAAAAATACTGGATGCTTTACCATCACAAGCAGAAGTTAGACCTGGTAAAGACACGTCTTCAGCAGAAGGTTCCAGTGAAAGTTCTCTTGAGCCTAGAGAAGGAGATGTGCAGAACAAGGTCGGTATGAGTTCGAAAGAAAAGGACAAAATGAAACCTCCTGAAAGTGAATCATCCTCCCAAGATGATAAAGAGCAGGTTTCTACAAACCGAAGTGAACAATTAGTAATGGCGGAGACCGATAAGGCTGgggtttataaaacaaaaaatgttgaagaagagatcaagGTATTGTTGAACTCGGAATCGAAGGAAGATCTAGTTGATAGTTTCACgggttcattttttttctctgacGCAAACTATGCGCTGCTTAGAGGTCTAACTGGTGATGTAAAGATTCCATCAGCAGTAATAATTGATCCTGCTTTACAACAGCACTACGTCCTTCAAGATGAGTTAGCATTCAGCTATTCGTCGCTGGTCGACTTTCTTCATGGATATCTCAATGGAAGTCTATCACCTTATACACGGTCTGAAACCACTATTCACAAGCCTAAGGAAGCTACAGTTCCACCTTTTGTCAATCTGGATTTTCACGAGGCGGATTCTATTCCGCGTATCACAGTCAATACGTTCTCCCATATGGTTCAGGCATGGAATCAATCCAGTGGAGAGAAGACTCCCTGCCCTTTGTGCAAGGACGTTTTGGTCCTTTTTAGCAATAGCTGGTGTGGCTTTTGTCAGAGGATGGAGCTAGCTGTGCGTGAAGTATACCGATCACTAAAGGATTGTAAAGCGATTTTACTGAGAGAATCCAAGAACAAACATAAATCAG CAGAGACACCAACTAATGGTGAGAATCTAAAGTCTCCATTGATCTACTTAATGGACTGCACGTTGAATGATTGTAGCTTGATCCTAAACTCAATAAATCAG AGAGAAGTGTATCCTTCTGTGGTGTTCTTTCCAGCCGAGAGAAACAAAGTCATTTTATATGAAGGGGAGACGTCTGTAACTGACATAACAGAGTTTCTGGCTCGACATGCAAATAACTCTCGTGAGTTTTTCA GAATCATTCCTACTCTGTCtggaaaaggaagaaaaaactCAAACAAGCTCGACCAATCTTCATCAGCTGTAAACAATGAAGTGAAAGAGAAAGACGTGGATAAACTTGTTGAGGTCGTTGTAAGTAACAGAGATCCTCCTGAAAGAGAGGTAACGCAGGATCAGGTCAGTCCCCAATCGCCTCCAATGCACTCGGTCATACCTGCTGTTCCTAAAGTGAAAATTGGCACAATCCTGGTTGCTACAGAAAGGCTAGGTGAGAGTCCACCGTTTGCAAACTCAAAGATTCTGATCCTAAAAGCAGGCCGAGAATCCGGTTTCATGGGTGTTATCTTCAACAAACGGTTACGATGGTCATCGTTCCCTGACCTGGACGGCGGCCAAACAGCTGAGCTCTTGAAAGACACGATTCTGTCTCTCGGAGGTCCAGTGATGGATCCAGAAAAGCCGCTTTTGGCTCTGAGTCGAGAGGGAGACCCCTCCACGGATCTTGAACTCTCACCAGGCGTGTATTTCCTTGATCACGAGTCGGTGGCCCGTCGAATCCAAGAGTTGAAGTCTAGAGATGTGAAACCAAGTGGTTATTGGTTTTTCGTGGGGTACTCAAGCTGGAGCTATGAACAGTTGTTTGATGAGattggtcttggagtatgggaTGTTGATAACAGCCAGCTTGACTTCGCTTGGCCTTGA